A genomic stretch from Larimichthys crocea isolate SSNF chromosome XXII, L_crocea_2.0, whole genome shotgun sequence includes:
- the rraga gene encoding ras-related GTP-binding protein A, whose translation MSSTAMKKKVLLMGKSGSGKTSMRSIIFANYIARDTRRLGATIDVEHSHVRFLGNLVLNLWDCGGQDTFMENYFTSQRDNIFRNVEVLIYVFDVESRELEKDMHYYQSCLEAILQNSPDAKVFCLVHKMDLVQEDQRDLIFKEREEDLKRLSRPLACTCFRTSIWDETLYKAWSSIVYQLIPNVQQLETNLRNFAQIIEADEVLLFERATFLVISHYQCKEQRDAHRFEKISNIIKQFKLSCSKLAASFQSMEVRNSNFAAFIDVFTSNTYVMVIMSDPSIPSAATLINIRNARKHFEKLERVDGPKHSLHMRMR comes from the exons ATGTCAAGCACAGCCATGAAGAAGAag GTATTACTGATGGGAAAAAGTGGGTCTGGAAAGACCAGTATGAGATCAATCATCTTTGCCAACTACATAGCTCGAGACACACGCCGCCTTGGAGCTACAA TTGACGTGGAGCACTCCCATGTTCGGTTTCTGGGCAATCTGGTTCTAAACCTGTGGGACTGTGGAGG TCAGGACACATTCATGGAGAACTACTTCACCAGCCAGAGGGAcaacattttcagaaatgtaGAGGTTCTTATTTATGTATTCGACGTCGAGAGCCGGGAGCTAGAGAAAGACATGCACTACTACCAGTCGTGTCTGGAGGCCATCCTGCAGAATTCCCCCGATGCTAAAGTGTTCTGCCTCGTTCACAAAATGGATCTGGTGCAGGAAGACCAGAGAGATTTG ATCTTTAAGGAGCGTGAAGAAGATCTGAAGAGACTCTCCAGACCTCTGGCTTGCACGTGCTTCAGGACATCAATCTGGGACGAAACCCTGTATAAG GCCTGGTCTAGCATAGTGTACCAGCTCATCCCAAACGTCCAGCAGCTGGAGACAAACCTGAGGAATTTTGCGCAGATCATAGAGGCAGATGAAGTTCTTCTGTTTGAGCGAGCCACCTTCCTG gtgaTCTCCCATTATCAGTGCAAAGAGCAACGTGACGCTCACCGGTTTGAGAAGATCAGTAACATTATCAAACAGTTCAAACTCAGCTGTAG tAAACTCGCGGCCTCTTTCCAAAGCATGGAAGTGAGAAACTCCAACTTTGCAGCCTTCATTGACGTCTTCACCTCCAACACATACGTCATGGTCATCATGTCCGACCCCTCCATTC cgTCTGCAGCCACTCTCATCAACATCCGTAATGCTAGGAAACACTTTGAGAAGTTGGAGCGGGTGGACGGACCCAAGCACAGCCTGCACATGCGAATGCGCTAA
- the cnga2b gene encoding cyclic nucleotide gated channel subunit alpha 2b, with amino-acid sequence MTGQAPERDRSPHNLSVKTTLEEEIERAESILSRVPSVCDDTSSELQRMAALEPHGGNSRNSFQRNGAISRLVSLVVRLREWAHRSLLEEEERPDSFLERFRGPELRMAPSRTSNTQPDANGNNAKGIFRKKWNLFVVSPSDNAYYRWLFVIATAVLYNWFLVVARACFDRLQVGNYICWLVLDYLSDFVYLMDTLVRLRTGFLEQGLLVKDHAKLRDNYVRTLQFKLDVVSILPTDLAYISTGIHTPQLRFNRLLRFPRMFEFFDRTETRTNYPNIFRIGNLVLYILVIIHWNACIYYAISKSLGLGSDTWVFPNTSKPEFSSLTRSYVYCLYWSTLTLTTIGEMPAPVRDEEYLFVVFDFLVGVLIFATIVGNVGSMIANMNATRAEFQARIDAIKHYMHFRKVSKELETRVIKWFDYLWTNKKAVDEQEVLKNLPNKLRAEIAINVHLETLKKVRIFQDCEAGLLVELVLKLRPQVFSPGDYICRKGDIGKEMYIIKEGKLAVVADDGVTQYALLTAGSCFGEISILNIKGSKMGNRRTANIRSLGYSDLFCLSKDDLMEAVTEYPGAKTVLEERGREILMKEGLLDENAVETGGLQKEDTEEKVERLESSLDTLQTRFSRLLSEYTHTQQRLKQRITLLERQLNKTDCGADASNDVDADSERDNETGPAGSTDGSPHRNKDIKSPKH; translated from the exons ATGACGGGCCAGGCGCCGGAGAGAGACCGGTCGCCACACAATCTGTCAGTGAAGACCACCTTGGAGGAGGAGATCGAGAGAGCCGAAAGTATTCTTAGCAG AGTGCCATCTGTCTGCGATGACACATCCTCAGAGCTACAAAGAATGGCCGCACTCGAGCCTCATGGAGGCAACTCCAGAAACTCTTTTCAAAGGAACGGAGCTATATCAAG ACTGGTGAGTCTGGTGGTGAGGCTGAGGGAATGGGCGCACAGGAGtctgttggaggaggaggagcggccAGACTCCTTCCTGGAGCGTTTTCGTGGCCCTGAGCTGAGAATGGCCCCCAGCCGCACCAGCAATACGCAACCGGATGCCAATGGCAACAATGCCAAAGGGATCTTTAG GAAAAAGTGGAATTTGTTTGTGGTCTCGCCGTCTGATAACGCCTACTACCGCTGGTTATTTGTTATCGCCACAGCGGTGCTCTACAACTGGTTCCTTGTTGTAGCGAG gGCTTGCTTCGACAGGTTACAGGTGGGCAATTACATCTGCTGGCTGGTGTTGGACTACCTCTCTGACTTTGTGTATCTGATGGACACTTTAGTTCGACTTCGCACAg GGTTTCTGGAACAAGGTTTGCTGGTGAAGGATCACGCCAAGCTTAGAGACAACTACGTCCGAACGTTACAGTTCAAGCTCGACGTAGTGTCCATCCTTCCCACCGACTTGGCGTACATCTCTACCGGCATCCACACGCCACAGCTCAGGTTTAACCGCCTGCTGCGCTTCCCGCGCATGTTTGAATTCTTTGACCGCACTGAGACGCGAACCAACTACCCCAACATCTTCCGCATTGGTAACTTGGTTCTTTACATCCTTGTCATCATTCACTGGAACGCCTGCATCTATTATGCTATATCGAAGTCTTTAGGGTTGGGCTCAGACACTTGGGTGTTCCCGAACACCTCCAAACCTGAGTTTTCCTCCTTGACTCGGAGTTACGTCTATTGTCTGTACTGGTCCACTCTCACTCTTACCACTATTGGAGAGATGCCTGCACCCGTGCGAGATGAAGAGTACCTGTTTGTGGTCTTTGACTTTCTTGTTGGAGTGCTGATCTTTGCCACAATTGTGGGAAATGTTGGCTCCATGATTGCCAACATGAACGCCACGCGTGCCGAGTTTCAAGCTCGGATAGATGCCATCAAACACTACATGCACTTCCGTAAAGTCAGCAAAGAACTGGAGACGCGCGTCATTAAATGGTTCGACTACCTCTGGACCAACAAGAAAGCAGTTGACGAGCAGGAGGTGCTAAAGAACTTGCCAAACAAACTGCGTGCTGAGATCGCCATTAACGTACATCTGGAGACCCTTAAGAAAGTACGCATTTTTCAAGACTGTGAGGCAGGACTGCTGGTGGAGCTTGTACTCAAACTACGCCCACAGGTCTTCAGCCCAGGGGACTACATCTGCAGAAAAGGCGACATAGGAAAGGAGATGTATATCATCAAAGAGGGGAAGCTGGCAGTGGTGGCTGATGATGGCGTCACACAATACGCTCTCCTCACTGCTGGCAGCTGCTTCGGGGAAATCAGCATCCTGAACATAAAAGGAAGTAAAATGGGAAACCGTCGAACAGCAAACATTCGCAGTTTGGGCTACTCTGACCTCTTCTGCCTCTCTAAGGATGATTTGATGGAGGCAGTGACCGAGTATCCAGGTGCTAAGACTGTGCTAGAGGAGAGAGGCCGGGAGATCCTAATGAAGGAGGGTCTGCTGGATGAGAATGCAGTAGAGACCGGTGGGCTGCAgaaggaggacacagaggagaaggtggagaggCTGGAGTCCTCCCTGGACACCCTTCAGACTCGCTTTTCTCGTCTGCTCAGTGAATACACTCACACTCAGCAGAGGCTGAAGCAGCGCATCACTCTGCTGGAGCGGCAGCTGAATAAAACGGACTGCGGTGCCGACGCGAGCAATGACGTGGATGCGGATTCAGAGAGGGACAATGAAACGGGACCTGCTGGCAGCACAGATGGGTCTCCACATCGAAACAAGGACATAAAGAGCCCAAAACATTAA